One window of the Clupea harengus chromosome 20, Ch_v2.0.2, whole genome shotgun sequence genome contains the following:
- the elf1 gene encoding ETS-related transcription factor Elf-1 isoform X1, protein MTTAVVPAELVFEFASNAMDEMDQLDDPSVFPAVIVEQVPAADLMQVYSGLEADEVTNGIMADATLDVVEEPIMGGDVGLSETTVSGAEDNMETVEAAEVLLNMESPNNILDEKRMSVFLVHPYGTLLEADLSYISLRPDQLSSMDVSLDEETSSMDEVLHKSPSKPPKKNKVRKPRAVRPCSPITNPSLPLKKKSKEGKGNTIYLWEFLLALLQDKNTCPKYIKWTQREKGIFKLVDSKAVSKLWGKHKNKPDMNYETMGRALRYYYQRGILAKVEGQRLVYQFKEMPSDLVVIDDDDVPGMEPSPGYGGGHRAGANGRGVGRGGASRGGQGRTGGHAGTKAVKREASPGLLYQGTHCKQAEHLLQHVHVLQPNQGAAVPAQSHSVRTINMPASVPMVLTSQAGGSVTLQPMPLTTVLANGDGSHGSPPRVILHTVPSTSPGGKDVLTIQTASLSTSHGGNLCGGGGGGGYPEGLLVTSLGSAVGGGGGANGAGTGQPGSVNGLTRLVTLNASGQPMVAQQPGTVIATVLKPGELQGLSVKEEILEPFYLQSLVNSDPGSNTIYVKEEVEDCYGSPELSYRTVIFTQDGCLTSDSLEASAVNGHSDASGMPLASSPSEGLTPVEELEGGGEAKQQMVEVPITVSMPTSDFIQIKTERPET, encoded by the exons atGACGACAGCCGTCGTGCCAGCCGAGCTGGTGTTCGAGTTTGCCAGCAATGCGATGGATGAGATGGACCAG CTGGACGACCCCTCCGTGTTCCCCGCGGTGATCGTGGAGCAGGTGCCGGCCGCCGACCTAATGCAGGTGTACTCGGGGCTGGAGGCAGACGAGGTCACCAACGGCATCATGGCCGACGCCACTCTGGACGTGGTGGAGGAGCCAATCATGGGCGGCGACGTCGGCCTGTCAG AAACCACAGTGTCCGGTGCGGAAGACAACATGGAGACCGTTGAAGCCGCGGAGGTCCTCCTGAACATGGAGTCCCCAAACAACATCCTGGACGAGAAGCGCATGA gtgtgtttttagTTCACCCTTACGGCACCTTGCTGGAAGCGGACCTCAGCTACATCTCTTTAAGACCAGACCAGCTGTCCTCCATGGACGTGTCCCTGGACGAGGAGACGTCCTCCATGGACGAGGTTCTGCACAAGAGCCCCTCCAAGCCGCCCAAGAAAAACAAAG TGCGAAAACCCCGGGCGGTGCGGCCGTGTTCCCCCATCACCAATCCCTCACTGCCGCTCAAGAAGAAGAGCAAGGAGGGCAAAG GTAACACCATCTACCTGTGGGAGTTCCTGCTGGCGCTGCTGCAGGACAAGAACACCTGTCCCAAGTACATCAAGTGGACCCAGCGGGAGAAGGGCATCTTTAAGCTAGTGGACTCCAAAGCCGTCTCCAAGCTGTGGGGGAAGCACAAGAACAAGCCCGACATGAACTACGAGACCATGGGCCGAGCCCTGCG GTATTACTACCAGCGGGGGATCTTGGCCAAGGTGGAAGGCCAGCGTCTCGTGTACCAGTTCAAGGAGATGCCCTCAGACCTGGTGGTGATCGACGACGACGACGTCCCGGGCATGGAGCCCAGCCCGGGCTACGGCGGCGGGCACCGCGCCGGCGCTAACGGGCGAGGCGTGGGCCGCGGGGGAGCGTCCCGGGGCGGGCAGGGCAGAACCGGTGGGCACGCGGGTACCAAGGCGGTGAAGAGGGAGGCCAGCCCCGGTCTGCTGTACCAGGGGACCCACTGCAAGCAGGCCGAGCACCTGCTGCAGCACGTCCACGTGCTCCAGCCCAACCAGGGCGCAGCCGTGCCCGCGCAGTCACACTCCGTCAg aaccATCAACATGCCAGCCTCTGTGCCCATGGTCCTGACGTCCCAGGCGGGCGGCTCCGTCACCCTGCAGCCCATGCCCCTCACCACCGTCCTGGCCAACGGCGACGGCAGCCACGGCTCGCCCCCCCGGGTCATCCTGCACACCGTGCCCTCCACCAGCCCCGGGGGCAAAGACGTGCTCACCATCCAGACCGCCTCCCTGTCCACCAGCCACGGGGGCAACCTctgtggcggtggcggcggcggcggctatCCCGAGGGTCTGCTGGTCACCAGTCTGGGATCGGcggttggaggaggaggaggggcgaaCGGCGCCGGCACCGGCCAACCGGGCTCCGTGAACGGCCTGACCCGCCTGGTGACGCTCAACGCCAGCGGGCAGCCCATGGTGGCCCAGCAGCCCGGCACGGTCATCGCCACCGTGCTCAAGCCCGGCGAGCTCCAGGGCCTGTCGGTGAAGGAGGAGATCCTGGAGCCCTTCTACCTGCAGTCGCTGGTCAACAGCGATCCCGGCAGCAACACCATCTACGTCAAAGAGGAAGTGGAAGACTGCTACGGGTCTCCAGAGCTCAGTTACAGGACTGTGATCTTCACTCAGGACGGGTGCCTCACTAGTGACAGTCTGGAGGCCAGCGCTGTGAATGGACACTCGGATGCCTCGGGCATGCCCCTGGCCAGCAGCCCCAGCGAGGGCCTCACCCccgtggaggagctggagggaggAGGCGAGGCCAAGCAGCAGATGGTGGAGGTGCCCATCACCGTTAGCATGCCCACCTCCGACTTCATCCAGATAAAGACGGAGAGGCCGGAGACctag
- the elf1 gene encoding ETS-related transcription factor Elf-1 isoform X3, which yields MTTAVVPAELVFEFASNAMDEMDQLDDPSVFPAVIVEQVPAADLMQVYSGLEADEVTNGIMADATLDVVEEPIMGGDVGLSETTVSGAEDNMETVEAAEVLLNMESPNNILDEKRMSVFLVHPYGTLLEADLSYISLRPDQLSSMDVSLDEETSSMDEVLHKSPSKPPKKNKGNTIYLWEFLLALLQDKNTCPKYIKWTQREKGIFKLVDSKAVSKLWGKHKNKPDMNYETMGRALRYYYQRGILAKVEGQRLVYQFKEMPSDLVVIDDDDVPGMEPSPGYGGGHRAGANGRGVGRGGASRGGQGRTGGHAGTKAVKREASPGLLYQGTHCKQAEHLLQHVHVLQPNQGAAVPAQSHSVRTINMPASVPMVLTSQAGGSVTLQPMPLTTVLANGDGSHGSPPRVILHTVPSTSPGGKDVLTIQTASLSTSHGGNLCGGGGGGGYPEGLLVTSLGSAVGGGGGANGAGTGQPGSVNGLTRLVTLNASGQPMVAQQPGTVIATVLKPGELQGLSVKEEILEPFYLQSLVNSDPGSNTIYVKEEVEDCYGSPELSYRTVIFTQDGCLTSDSLEASAVNGHSDASGMPLASSPSEGLTPVEELEGGGEAKQQMVEVPITVSMPTSDFIQIKTERPET from the exons atGACGACAGCCGTCGTGCCAGCCGAGCTGGTGTTCGAGTTTGCCAGCAATGCGATGGATGAGATGGACCAG CTGGACGACCCCTCCGTGTTCCCCGCGGTGATCGTGGAGCAGGTGCCGGCCGCCGACCTAATGCAGGTGTACTCGGGGCTGGAGGCAGACGAGGTCACCAACGGCATCATGGCCGACGCCACTCTGGACGTGGTGGAGGAGCCAATCATGGGCGGCGACGTCGGCCTGTCAG AAACCACAGTGTCCGGTGCGGAAGACAACATGGAGACCGTTGAAGCCGCGGAGGTCCTCCTGAACATGGAGTCCCCAAACAACATCCTGGACGAGAAGCGCATGA gtgtgtttttagTTCACCCTTACGGCACCTTGCTGGAAGCGGACCTCAGCTACATCTCTTTAAGACCAGACCAGCTGTCCTCCATGGACGTGTCCCTGGACGAGGAGACGTCCTCCATGGACGAGGTTCTGCACAAGAGCCCCTCCAAGCCGCCCAAGAAAAACAAAG GTAACACCATCTACCTGTGGGAGTTCCTGCTGGCGCTGCTGCAGGACAAGAACACCTGTCCCAAGTACATCAAGTGGACCCAGCGGGAGAAGGGCATCTTTAAGCTAGTGGACTCCAAAGCCGTCTCCAAGCTGTGGGGGAAGCACAAGAACAAGCCCGACATGAACTACGAGACCATGGGCCGAGCCCTGCG GTATTACTACCAGCGGGGGATCTTGGCCAAGGTGGAAGGCCAGCGTCTCGTGTACCAGTTCAAGGAGATGCCCTCAGACCTGGTGGTGATCGACGACGACGACGTCCCGGGCATGGAGCCCAGCCCGGGCTACGGCGGCGGGCACCGCGCCGGCGCTAACGGGCGAGGCGTGGGCCGCGGGGGAGCGTCCCGGGGCGGGCAGGGCAGAACCGGTGGGCACGCGGGTACCAAGGCGGTGAAGAGGGAGGCCAGCCCCGGTCTGCTGTACCAGGGGACCCACTGCAAGCAGGCCGAGCACCTGCTGCAGCACGTCCACGTGCTCCAGCCCAACCAGGGCGCAGCCGTGCCCGCGCAGTCACACTCCGTCAg aaccATCAACATGCCAGCCTCTGTGCCCATGGTCCTGACGTCCCAGGCGGGCGGCTCCGTCACCCTGCAGCCCATGCCCCTCACCACCGTCCTGGCCAACGGCGACGGCAGCCACGGCTCGCCCCCCCGGGTCATCCTGCACACCGTGCCCTCCACCAGCCCCGGGGGCAAAGACGTGCTCACCATCCAGACCGCCTCCCTGTCCACCAGCCACGGGGGCAACCTctgtggcggtggcggcggcggcggctatCCCGAGGGTCTGCTGGTCACCAGTCTGGGATCGGcggttggaggaggaggaggggcgaaCGGCGCCGGCACCGGCCAACCGGGCTCCGTGAACGGCCTGACCCGCCTGGTGACGCTCAACGCCAGCGGGCAGCCCATGGTGGCCCAGCAGCCCGGCACGGTCATCGCCACCGTGCTCAAGCCCGGCGAGCTCCAGGGCCTGTCGGTGAAGGAGGAGATCCTGGAGCCCTTCTACCTGCAGTCGCTGGTCAACAGCGATCCCGGCAGCAACACCATCTACGTCAAAGAGGAAGTGGAAGACTGCTACGGGTCTCCAGAGCTCAGTTACAGGACTGTGATCTTCACTCAGGACGGGTGCCTCACTAGTGACAGTCTGGAGGCCAGCGCTGTGAATGGACACTCGGATGCCTCGGGCATGCCCCTGGCCAGCAGCCCCAGCGAGGGCCTCACCCccgtggaggagctggagggaggAGGCGAGGCCAAGCAGCAGATGGTGGAGGTGCCCATCACCGTTAGCATGCCCACCTCCGACTTCATCCAGATAAAGACGGAGAGGCCGGAGACctag
- the elf1 gene encoding ETS-related transcription factor Elf-1 isoform X2 gives MTTAVVPAELVFEFASNAMDEMDQLDDPSVFPAVIVEQVPAADLMQVYSGLEADEVTNGIMADATLDVVEEPIMGGDVGLSETTVSGAEDNMETVEAAEVLLNMESPNNILDEKRMIHPYGTLLEADLSYISLRPDQLSSMDVSLDEETSSMDEVLHKSPSKPPKKNKVRKPRAVRPCSPITNPSLPLKKKSKEGKGNTIYLWEFLLALLQDKNTCPKYIKWTQREKGIFKLVDSKAVSKLWGKHKNKPDMNYETMGRALRYYYQRGILAKVEGQRLVYQFKEMPSDLVVIDDDDVPGMEPSPGYGGGHRAGANGRGVGRGGASRGGQGRTGGHAGTKAVKREASPGLLYQGTHCKQAEHLLQHVHVLQPNQGAAVPAQSHSVRTINMPASVPMVLTSQAGGSVTLQPMPLTTVLANGDGSHGSPPRVILHTVPSTSPGGKDVLTIQTASLSTSHGGNLCGGGGGGGYPEGLLVTSLGSAVGGGGGANGAGTGQPGSVNGLTRLVTLNASGQPMVAQQPGTVIATVLKPGELQGLSVKEEILEPFYLQSLVNSDPGSNTIYVKEEVEDCYGSPELSYRTVIFTQDGCLTSDSLEASAVNGHSDASGMPLASSPSEGLTPVEELEGGGEAKQQMVEVPITVSMPTSDFIQIKTERPET, from the exons atGACGACAGCCGTCGTGCCAGCCGAGCTGGTGTTCGAGTTTGCCAGCAATGCGATGGATGAGATGGACCAG CTGGACGACCCCTCCGTGTTCCCCGCGGTGATCGTGGAGCAGGTGCCGGCCGCCGACCTAATGCAGGTGTACTCGGGGCTGGAGGCAGACGAGGTCACCAACGGCATCATGGCCGACGCCACTCTGGACGTGGTGGAGGAGCCAATCATGGGCGGCGACGTCGGCCTGTCAG AAACCACAGTGTCCGGTGCGGAAGACAACATGGAGACCGTTGAAGCCGCGGAGGTCCTCCTGAACATGGAGTCCCCAAACAACATCCTGGACGAGAAGCGCATGA TTCACCCTTACGGCACCTTGCTGGAAGCGGACCTCAGCTACATCTCTTTAAGACCAGACCAGCTGTCCTCCATGGACGTGTCCCTGGACGAGGAGACGTCCTCCATGGACGAGGTTCTGCACAAGAGCCCCTCCAAGCCGCCCAAGAAAAACAAAG TGCGAAAACCCCGGGCGGTGCGGCCGTGTTCCCCCATCACCAATCCCTCACTGCCGCTCAAGAAGAAGAGCAAGGAGGGCAAAG GTAACACCATCTACCTGTGGGAGTTCCTGCTGGCGCTGCTGCAGGACAAGAACACCTGTCCCAAGTACATCAAGTGGACCCAGCGGGAGAAGGGCATCTTTAAGCTAGTGGACTCCAAAGCCGTCTCCAAGCTGTGGGGGAAGCACAAGAACAAGCCCGACATGAACTACGAGACCATGGGCCGAGCCCTGCG GTATTACTACCAGCGGGGGATCTTGGCCAAGGTGGAAGGCCAGCGTCTCGTGTACCAGTTCAAGGAGATGCCCTCAGACCTGGTGGTGATCGACGACGACGACGTCCCGGGCATGGAGCCCAGCCCGGGCTACGGCGGCGGGCACCGCGCCGGCGCTAACGGGCGAGGCGTGGGCCGCGGGGGAGCGTCCCGGGGCGGGCAGGGCAGAACCGGTGGGCACGCGGGTACCAAGGCGGTGAAGAGGGAGGCCAGCCCCGGTCTGCTGTACCAGGGGACCCACTGCAAGCAGGCCGAGCACCTGCTGCAGCACGTCCACGTGCTCCAGCCCAACCAGGGCGCAGCCGTGCCCGCGCAGTCACACTCCGTCAg aaccATCAACATGCCAGCCTCTGTGCCCATGGTCCTGACGTCCCAGGCGGGCGGCTCCGTCACCCTGCAGCCCATGCCCCTCACCACCGTCCTGGCCAACGGCGACGGCAGCCACGGCTCGCCCCCCCGGGTCATCCTGCACACCGTGCCCTCCACCAGCCCCGGGGGCAAAGACGTGCTCACCATCCAGACCGCCTCCCTGTCCACCAGCCACGGGGGCAACCTctgtggcggtggcggcggcggcggctatCCCGAGGGTCTGCTGGTCACCAGTCTGGGATCGGcggttggaggaggaggaggggcgaaCGGCGCCGGCACCGGCCAACCGGGCTCCGTGAACGGCCTGACCCGCCTGGTGACGCTCAACGCCAGCGGGCAGCCCATGGTGGCCCAGCAGCCCGGCACGGTCATCGCCACCGTGCTCAAGCCCGGCGAGCTCCAGGGCCTGTCGGTGAAGGAGGAGATCCTGGAGCCCTTCTACCTGCAGTCGCTGGTCAACAGCGATCCCGGCAGCAACACCATCTACGTCAAAGAGGAAGTGGAAGACTGCTACGGGTCTCCAGAGCTCAGTTACAGGACTGTGATCTTCACTCAGGACGGGTGCCTCACTAGTGACAGTCTGGAGGCCAGCGCTGTGAATGGACACTCGGATGCCTCGGGCATGCCCCTGGCCAGCAGCCCCAGCGAGGGCCTCACCCccgtggaggagctggagggaggAGGCGAGGCCAAGCAGCAGATGGTGGAGGTGCCCATCACCGTTAGCATGCCCACCTCCGACTTCATCCAGATAAAGACGGAGAGGCCGGAGACctag